The Quercus lobata isolate SW786 chromosome 9, ValleyOak3.0 Primary Assembly, whole genome shotgun sequence region AAAGCCATCTGCACAAAGGAGAAATAAATAAGGAGAAAGGGGGTCTCCCTGACGAAGACCCCTTGAAGGCAAAATGCACCCCCGTGCCACCCCATTAATTAGAACAGAGTAAGTAACAGTAGTAATGCAACTCATAATAGTGTTGATCCATTTTTCATGAAAACCCAATCGTTCCATAACTTTCTCAATAAAACCCCACTCAACTCTATCatatgctttgctcatatcGAGCTTGACAGCCATATGACAGTCCTTTCCATCCCTTTTATGATCAAGATAGTGCATTAATTCAAAAGCAACTAATACATTATCAGTAATTAACCTCTCATGTAGGAAAGCACTTTGGTTTTCAGTAATGATTTGAGGGAGGATGGTTTTGAGGTGGTTTGCTAAGACCTTAGATATAATCTTATAGACAACATTGCATAAGCTTATAGGTCTAAATTCTGTCATCTTAGtggggttttttgtttttggaattaGAGTTATATTGGTTCTGTTTATTTCAGCCATTGACATATTAGAATTGAGCACATTTAGGACCATACAACTAACATCATTACCCACTATGttccaatatttttgaaagaaaatagcAGACATACCATCCGGACCAGGGGCTTTTGTGGGATGCATCTGCTTAAGCGCTTCTTCCACCTCCTCCTTTGTGAACTCCTTTGTGAGAAACTGATTCATTTCATCTATTACTCTAGTTGGAATTGTGGCTATCACTTCCACTTCCCGGGTAGGATAGGAAGTGGTatacattttctcaaaatacGACACAGCTATGCTAGCTATGTCTTCCTTTGAATTACGCCAATTGCCTTCCTCATCCACCAAGCCCAGaattatattcttctttttcctttctgaTGCTTTAGAATGGAAGTACTTTGTATTCCGGTCGCCCAGCCCAAGCCATTGAACTTTTGCTCGCTGTTGCCACATAACTTCCTCACTATCTAGAAGGTCATTAATCTCCCTTCTTAGAATATTGATTTCTCTTCCCAGGCTGCCATCAATATCTCTTGCAACCATGCTATCAAGAGCCTTCCTTTTGTTACTGATCAGCTTAGGAACCCACCCAAAGGTTGTTATATTCCACTTGTTTAACTCTGCTGCACACTGGTTTAGACTTTCAGCTATACTATTAGGAGTGCCCTGGTTTACACTGTTTTTCCAGGCAGCCTCAATTATGTTCTTgcactctttcttttttacccACATAGCTTCAAAGTGGAATCGGCGTTTCCTAGGGAGATTAGGAACAAGAGAATCCGAGACAAAGAGAGCCACATGGTCAGAAGTTGAGTCCACTATGTGGTGAACTCGAGCCTCCTTGTGAATATCAATCCAATTTTGCGTTGCCAGGGCTCTATCTAATCTCACATAAATTCTATCTTCATCCTCTTGCATATTGCACCATGTGAACTCTGACCCAGTGTATCCCAAATCCTTGAAGCTACAGACATCAACAGCTGACCTGAAATCTTCTATTTGCTTTTGAGGTCTTTGCCCTCCTCCCCACTTTTCACTCATAGATAGAATCTCATTGAAATCTCCAAGACAAAGCCATGGCAGTTGGAACTTTCTATTTAAGCCTTTTAATTGCTCCCATGACTCCTTTCTTCTATGTGTTTCTGGGTGCCTGTAAAACCCAGTTATCCTCCACTTGCAATCGGAACGCTCATCAGTAACTATTGCATCTATGAAGTTCCCAGAGTAACCCATAATTTCTAACTTGATCTCTTTTTTCCATAGCATTGCTAAACCCCCACAATTTTTAGCTTTAGGTACAATCAGGCCAAAGACAAACCCAGCTTTCTCCTTTGCTCTTTTCATGGCACTCAATTTCAGTTTAGTTTCCATTAAAAAGACAATATTGGGATCCCAACGCTGCATCATTTCACGCAGAGCTCTAACTGACCGGGGATTCCCCAGCCCCCGGCAGTTCCAACTTATAACCCTCATTGCTCCCACCATAATAGCAATTTTTTCATACCATACATCATACAAAGCCaatccaagaaagaataaaaaccAGGGGTACCAACAAAGCATTAAACAAAACCACGAACAGAGggaaaagcccaaaatcagtCCCCTAATAAGCACTAAGGACATACAAAATGCAGAAAACAACTCAAAACAACTCACAATTTACTAGGGATAACCCCCTTAGCCGAATCACACCAGCGTTGAATAAGCCTCACTTGCCGGAACACCATCCCACAAAAACTCCTGGTGGCATCAACTGCCCACACCAGTCAGCAATAAACACTGAGAAACCAATCGGTCAAAAAACAGGACCCACGAACGGCATGTACCTGCTGTACCGAAGCTTCCAACCAGACCCACTGAAATGTGAGAAAGTCGCCTCCCTAATCAAACACGCAAGATTTGGGAGTAGTTTGTTTGAATAAAATCTGGGATTTAGGGCGAGAACGATGGTAAAGATTGATTGAAAGGATTGGTGGATATGGGTTCTGAGATTTGGGTAAGAAGTCTGAAATTTGGGTAAGAAAAAGACCCACATAAGACTGGGTAGAGGAAATCACACAGAGGTGATAGAGAGCGAACACCCAGAGGCGGAGCAACCGCGCGAAGTTGGAGAGAAAGACCACACGGAGGTGGTAGAGAGCACCACACGGAGGTGGATAGGAAAAACCACTACAAGGTGGagaaaaaagctaaaaatgGCCCACTTTTTTGTTATTGGTCATTCTGCGCACCCACCTTGGATGGTTATTgtttgaataatattttattgcttTGGTTATCAGTCAAAggataaaatgtaaaaaaggaaatttgtTAACTATGTCAGGCTGATTTGGCTTGTAGGAGGCTTTTTCTCCACTCTAAAGGAAAAGGTTCCAGATTGTGCAGTAGCCAGTAGGTATTtgccctctactctactccccttctctttctctcaatctAAACGGACTATAAGTCAGTTGTTGGATTGTAAAGCTAAGTAgtgacttcaattttttttttttttaattttaatttttattttatctggcTAGCATACTCCCAGACCCAAATTTACGTTCGGGTTACACAAGCTACCCAAAACACCTCATGCTTGTCCCATACGAACCTAATTTAAACAAATAGGATGGTGATTCCATTGGAAATATAGAGTGTTAAGACTTTGGAGTGTCATTTAGCCATTATCAAGTAAAAGATTGGTAAAATTAAAGGAAAGCCTATTTGCACAAACATGCATGTGATTTACCCAATAAGCACTTTAACGTTTTACaaacatacataattttatGGTCAGATTTATGGCTACGTTGCTAGTTCTAACCTTGTCTCCACACCAAGCaaagcaaataataataataataagaagaagaagaagaagaagaagaagaaggtataTTTTTCTTGGATTGGATGCACCAACCAATAAAGACTTCGCATCCATTTCTCCTAAGCTATAACTGAGCCCTATGATCCTAAGAATTTGTCAACCTTAGCATTATTCCCTCTTGACAGAAACTTCATACAAATTGGTGGCTTAACCCCAGCCAGAGCAAAAATAGAAGCAGGCAAAGTCCATATCCCATCCCCACATATTAAACCAGAAGCTACTGCAGGAGCTAGAGCATCTGCCTTGGCCTTGTTTATTTTCCCCCACACAAACAAGATTAAGCTTCCAACACACATATCAATGGCAAAATATGATCCTAAATAGAAAGGTATTGCCATTGCCATTGGAACTGGAATGAACCTTGCCCACTTCTTACCCACTAAATCTCTAATCAAATTGATCATAATGGCTCCACCAAAGAACACATAACAGAGTAGAAGGCAGTTCTTTGGCAGACTTGAGAAGCCCTTTACCCCCAGCAAAGCCATGTTGCGGTACACAACAGCATAAGGAGTAGGGTATTGACTTCCAGGTTGCCCAAGGTCATCAAAGGCCTTGTAAAATAGCCAAAACACACAAGGGGAAATCACACAGCCCATTGCTGTGCCGATTATTTGGCTCACAAACATAGAACGGGGTGAAGCCAGCGTCAAGTAGCCAGTCTTGAAATCCTGCATTAGGTCAGAGGCTGTTGAGACAATGTTCATCATTACTCCACAAGCAGCTAGGCCTGCAAGAACTCCACCATGTGAAGCACCCGCCCATGCTCCAATGATAAAGATGGAAAGCTTTCCATATGTGGATCCAAGGGACCAATCAGTGAGCCCACAACCATACGCATTACAGAAAGCCAATGTGGGTGCGAATATGTAGATGACCAATATGTGATACCATTTGAGTTGGTGAAAGATATGTGGAAGAATGGCCATAGCGATTGCAGCAATAGCAACATAGCCTCCGACGGCAAACAATGTTGGAATTTGATCTTTGAGAAAGAGTTGGGTTCGGCGTTTATCATCATATGAGAGCCGAGAACTTACAAGAGAAAAATGGTCTGCAACAGGGAGACCAGAGCTCGCATCTTTGTACCGGAGCTGATGAGACAAGCCTACGATGGTTTGAGATAGAACCTTGAGAAAATTATACAGACCATCTCCTAGGATCAAGGCTATGGCAATAAATACCTGAATAAAGGGTATAAATTAAGTTTTCAATAAATCGAAAAGCCTCCATGAAGGATGTATTTATCTCTGAGTGGGAATTTACCTTGTAACCTTGAAGACCACTGAAGCTGTCTGAGCTGAGGTCTGCAGCGTACCAGTCTCCCTTTCTATCTCCTATGAGGGGCCACATCAGACCCCAAGAAAGAATCCCTCCAACAAGAAGtgatatatttataatatgggGGCAAATCATTCCTACTCCAACATATGTTGTTGAGAAATCAAAGTAAAATCTGCGGATAATCATGATTTAGAATTAGCCCAAACATTCATAAAGAATAGGGCTTAGTGGAAGCAGAAAACTTACTAATACAATTCATTATTTGCAAAACTAAAATGAAATTCTTATCAAGAGGAAAATGAAGGGTAACTATAGCTGTACTTAGAATCATAAGCTTTGAGGCCTAATGAAGGAAAGTTTGCAAATCCACAATTTTCTCCAGCAGTATAGAACCATTGAAAGAAACCCCATAAAAAGCTGATGGTGAAAAATTTTCCCAACTCTCTCACTTGTTTCCTGAAAAAGTAGAATCAATAAAGACAGATTGTAAATTTTCATAGGTCACATTTCACTTGAAGCCGTTAAGTTTCACACTGCCTTACTTTGCCAGCTTGGCTCCTTGAGGAGTCTGGAAGCTGTTGATAAGATGAGCAGTTGCAGTACCACTTGGATACGTCAGTTTGAAGTCTATGATCATAATCTGACACAATCATAAACCAAatcattgtaaaaaaataacaactatGACAAAGTTTTCTTGTGTTTGATGAACTTATTTCTGAagttattcttttcttttcttttgttcccCATCAATGCAACATGTATTTACCGAAAATGCACAAATATTCTGTATACCTTTCGTAGAGGCACCACTGAGAATAGTCCGAGAAAGCTGACCGCAAAGAGAAAGCCGATCATCCACCCCaaagataattttttgataTCAAGAGTATCTGTTGATTGTTTGGCGATACGTTCACTCATTGCAAAGAGGTAATTTCCATAACCTCCTGTTAGTACAAATCAGTCAAAAGAAGGAATTTTCAGTCTACTAGTAAGAGTGGAGTTTGAGAGAAACGTTGTTGTTTCTATAGTATTGATAATAAATTTTGCTCGTCATATGTATAGGGTCATATTTTCATCATGGAACATGTTTAGAAACTTGACATTAATCAACAAAACTTGGAGTCATGGTCCGACACTCCAGTTGCCGGATGGTTTTTTGGACAATTTAAACATATCAttgaacaagaagaaaaatagaaggaaaaaaactGAGCACTCTGATGCAATGATAGAAAAAGGGATCACCAGTTGCCACAGGAAAAAAACTGAGCTTAGGCTATATTAAATTTATGCAGAGGAGATGTTTACTAAACTACTAATTAGTGCAGGTTTGTATCCAAAATGGAGCTCAATTTCGTCAAGTCAATGCAAATGAAACTTGCAGGGGAAGTGGGGATTTGATTAAAGGCTTTAACCTctaattttctaaattcaaCCAAGCCCAAACATTCCCTAAACATTACAGGAAAATCCCATTGGAAGAACTATTACAATGCAAACAATGAAGTTTGGAAATTTGGGCAATTCAAGGAGCTCCGTTACCCACTGAAGTGTCAAGGACACACTACCACTACATGTACTGCTGACCAGCTAGAATGGCGTGGCATGAGACCGCAAAACCATTGTTACAAACCTTATAATGTAGTTGTAGCGAATGAGAGTCCAGCACTTGTAAGGGCTGGACTCCATGAAGACAAAACAACATGAGGAGAAAGTCTATAAAGCTTGTATCATTATTCTATGTAATATAGAGACTTGGAGTATTCTATAGTTTCACTCTACTGCCCCATCTTATTTTTTCACCCCTTTCAGGTTTTCCCAAATATCCCCAGTTTCAAATTTCAGAGCCtgttttttcaacccaaaaaaaaaaaaaaaaaaaaaaaaaaaaaaaaaaaaaaaaagaaaaaaaaaaagggatggggtaaacttttttttcttgcgCCTTTTGTCCTAACTATTCCGCATCACGCCATTAATCATTCCTAGTCAACTATTTAGGCTCCATCAACCCATTGTGATGCATGGGTAGTTTTTGATAACCAACTAGTGGGTGCATGATAGAAAAAGGCATAAAATTTACACAGCTTGATCTAAAATAAATCCACATCAAATAGAGTTAAAAGTGTGTAAAATATACACACTTTTAAAAGTGTGTTATTGTAGCTGTCTAAACTAAACCATTATTtgtccttcaaaaaaaaaaaaaaaaaaactaaactaaaccattattttattaattaatatccTATTTTTATACTATAATCACAACCTTTattctctcgctctctctctctctctctttctctgtgcaAATAGAAAACTAATATATCTCCTTCTCCCTCGTCTTCGTTCTCTCACATCTCAGCTCTCCCATCTCAACTCTCACTCattactctttctctctctctcttcgtctAAACAAAAATCACTCTATTTCCGTCCCTCCCTGTACCTAGATCTGTTTCTTTTGATGGTTCTGAATGACAAGATTTGTAAGAACAAAGGAGGCTTCTTTGATTTTCTCCATGGTATTTGGTGTTTCATGGTGTTGTTGTTCTAGTGAGATAGACTTTTGTGATTGTGCAAATTGTTGTTGTGGGTAAAGGAGAAGTTGGGGTGTCGTTGCGAGGGAAGAGAGGGATTTTTTGTCTTTTAGCGATTGGAGTGGAGGAAGGTTGATTTGGATAGGGATTTTATAGAGACATTGGAGTAGAAGAGgttgatttgaaagaaaatgtcCATGCAAAAATTTTGAGCGAAAATTAATGTGATTTGGGTGAGATTTGtggatttgatttgggtttttttttttagttagatTTGGGTATGAGTATTTGACATTTGAGAAGTTTGTGGGTTTGGTGAGGATCAATGATAAAATTGGCTACTAGTAGCAATAGAAtcataatttgattttgttaagtttgagggtttgttttagttttgcttTGATATTTCTAACTTACGTTTGTTTtctaagaaatttttaaatttttttataggaatcTTTGGATgataatgttttgttttggtgttgCTTTTCTGGGTTTTCCTACTTGTTTGGCTTCAAAACTTGCTAGAAATTGTGGTTGATATGGGCGGAGTGTGTCTGTTGTAGATTGGGGGCGGTGgtttttgggagagagagagagagagagagagagagagagatgatttaggagaataataaaaaattggtaaagaaataatattttaatgaaatttagtataaaatagataatctaatatgagaattttgaaaagtaagtgtaaaaaaaaaatgtaagttttTATGTTAAAGTAGACGTGTTTTTTTTACACATGCTAATGTGAATGCTTTAACCCAAACCTTAATCAAACTACCTGAATGACATACAAggatattttggttatttttcttttgcttctgATAGTATTTTGGACATTCTAAGGacatttggtcattttggtggtttcaaatatattttggtgattttggagtgtattttgattcttttggacattttaagggtatttttgacattttttgagGTATAAGGGTAATCTTGTAATATTGAGGTGTTAGGActattttcaattgattcattatttttaaattactaattattgCTAATAATGTTATAACCAAGTATAGAATGTTACAGTTTTGAATATGATGGTAATGTGACTAACGAACTAAACACAATAACCTTTATTATATAGCTAGAATGTAATTACATGAATTAAAGATTACAAGAATCTAACATTATGCGAGCCAAATGTGCCCTTAAgtcttttagtgttttttttttttaatatataaaaaaattatttcaaagaTATTATTGTagcaattttgcaaaaaaatgacATTATCTAGGACAGTATTTGgcttcaaacatgtttgaagcCTGAGTTCTAACTACTAATAAGAAGATGACACTTGTACTTGTTATGTGTAATGAATATGATTTACTTAATCCAATTAACCAAATGAGTCATATGCATTGCATATAACAAAATACATGCATGTTATCTTCTTATTGGTGGTTGGCCCTTAGAGTCTCTCCAATAGCTTAGGTAAAAGCAAAATAATCTCTATAATAGAGAATGAGACCCAAAAAATGGTCTTCAATGGATTCTctaaatcatgatttttttttttttggctcatgaacagtagctcatcaaatCTGATGGACTACTGTAcattagcaaaagaataaaactaaataaaaaattagtaaagaaatgagtgaggatggggtatgaaaatatgtgtgttaaaaaatgaataaataatgaatgaagaaataatatttaaatgagataaagaaaGGATAGAGAATCTATTGAaagatatatttgaaaaagtagatatgtaaaatgtaaatatcactattcactgtctaaacaatacaaaaatatagaTAAGTTGCTAGAGATGCTCTTAGAGTATCTCCAATAGATGCTCTATATCtattttttggagagaaaagcCCATTGTTCACCCCAAAAACCCAATCGAAagatttgaaacacaaaaacaatcTTTCTCATAAGTCTAATGAAAtctgaacaataaaaaaaaaaaaaaaaaaatagaacgtGAATATGTGTAGAACGCCGATCTCCATTTCTTTGCCGGTGATCTatgtgtgtatgagagagaaTTTGTTTGTGTGAGATAGAGGGAGAGAGTGTTTTAGAATCaagtagaaatagaaaaagtaaaaagagagagagagagagagagagagagagagagatagctGAAGAAATGATACGGAATGaactagaaagaaaaagaaggtagATAGAGGAAAGGAATTGGATACAtgtgtggtggagaaaaaaccaagagaaaaaaaaaagaaaaaaaagtagaagaagaaacgTATGGATGACAGATGGTGTGaagggaaaaataatataaaaaataagaaatgctaccataatatttttacaataaattttaagcaatagattattattagctaatattggtgagtaaaaaaataatttaagcgtaagttcaaattagaactagtaagattttaatataattcttgtgaaagtattgcgaaaaatgttgtggatataacactttttattgaaaaatataattgttgggaaTGAATATAGAAAGtataaatgatgataaaaaaagaataaataatgaataaagaaataatatttaaatcagatggataaaataatagaaaatcgattaaaaagtgtatttgaaaaagtaggtaaataaaagttaaatatcaCTGATTATTGTCCAAACagtcaaaaaaatttagataatcgGCTGAAAATGCTCTTAAGattccaaacatgtttggaacCAAACcgttttcatttatttaaggAAGAAAGTATGATTTAAgatagaaaagaagaaggacCAAAGTAAGTACACATAACATTGCTCCGTTGAGAAATCATTCCAaaaatttggttatttttttaagtaatttttagCACCGTAATAATTTTGtcaatattaaaacaaaagaaatttcttttaaacgaagaaaattaaaagaatatggGTGAACTACAAAAACTACGCCTAAGCTTCGGGTTTATGTCAGGCACTACCTACTCttcaaaaatatcatattttatcCCCGAAGTACACAAACCGCATACAACATTGTTTATGctcatttttctaaaaactaaTTTGAGGTCAGGTTAATTGCTACAACGTAGTCTTAAAATGATTGTATTGTACAATCATAGGCACATTGCACGATGGACTGATGGACTGTCCGAgtagtaaatactaaatagtagATGAATATATACCATTGCTTAGAAATGGAAAATGAAGCAAAAGAAGACTTGGAAGAGTAGAGAAATTTTCGAACAATATTAGAGCATTTTCATCAATTTGCGCAAAATAATTTAACTCACCCCAAAAATCATCCAAATCTACAGAAACCATGTGGATTTGCTTTGGCACCGTTCATgtgcattttattatttatttatttattattttttttgtattttgaggGTGGATGGTGATTTTAGGATGTGACGAgaggaaaacaatttttttaaaaaaaaatcaaaaaattttgatattttaatgaaatagactTTAGATTAAATAATCtaatatgattgttttttttttttaaatagttaagcaaaatatataaagtaaatTCTTatgcaataataattaaaaatatttggaGAGCTGTGTTGTTTGTGCACAATTAGCTCAAGcttggtttttgtattttatggTTGAGAAATATTAACCgattcttttaaaataataattaacaattcatttaaaaaatatttttataaaaaaaaaactaataaaattgatgttaaaattttttttaaatcaattattaACCATTTTTCTAACAGCACACGTTAGTACTTAATATAACCTGGTTTTATccgcgagagagagagagagagagagagtaccacTAAAGGAGATTCCAGAGGAAGCCACAACGCAGGTCTGGATAACAGTGTTTTCTTGCCTCGTAAAGGGCTGCCTCAGGAGGCCAGACTTTTGTAGTAATTTAGTCCAGGTATTGACGAAGAAGAAGCCCAAGAGACCGGCAGAGACATTGAGAGAAGGTATAATACCCGTGGTGAGATTGAATTTCATGACTATGAAGCTGAAAAGTATGCTCAACACAAAGCTCACCACAAAGGCTCTCACTGTCAGCTGCTTTCTCCATGATGGCACCTCTTGGTTCTCAAATATCCTCTCCACTGACAACTCTTCTTCTTTCAGATGCTTCTTCTtgtcctcctcctcctcctggTTGTGATTTTCTGGATCAAAACCATTCTCCTCCCCCTCATTTTTAcccataactttttttttcccctattaaagaaaaaaataagtacGGGTTAGTACCTCAACTCTCAAGTTAATTTGTGAATCTGCAGCTACTAGCGGTGCATTATAAtggtttttttagaaaaaaaagata contains the following coding sequences:
- the LOC115960402 gene encoding probable metal-nicotianamine transporter YSL7 isoform X3, which translates into the protein MSERIAKQSTDTLDIKKLSLGWMIGFLFAVSFLGLFSVVPLRKIMIIDFKLTYPSGTATAHLINSFQTPQGAKLAKKQVRELGKFFTISFLWGFFQWFYTAGENCGFANFPSLGLKAYDSKFYFDFSTTYVGVGMICPHIINISLLVGGILSWGLMWPLIGDRKGDWYAADLSSDSFSGLQGYKVFIAIALILGDGLYNFLKVLSQTIVGLSHQLRYKDASSGLPVADHFSLVSSRLSYDDKRRTQLFLKDQIPTLFAVGGYVAIAAIAMAILPHIFHQLKWYHILVIYIFAPTLAFCNAYGCGLTDWSLGSTYGKLSIFIIGAWAGASHGGVLAGLAACGVMMNIVSTASDLMQDFKTGYLTLASPRSMFVSQIIGTAMGCVISPCVFWLFYKAFDDLGQPGSQYPTPYAVVYRNMALLGVKGFSSLPKNCLLLCYVFFGGAIMINLIRDLVGKKWARFIPVPMAMAIPFYLGSYFAIDMCVGSLILFVWGKINKAKADALAPAVASGLICGDGIWTLPASIFALAGVKPPICMKFLSRGNNAKVDKFLGS
- the LOC115960402 gene encoding probable metal-nicotianamine transporter YSL7 isoform X1: MGKNEGEENGFDPENHNQEEEEDKKKHLKEEELSVERIFENQEVPSWRKQLTVRAFVVSFVLSILFSFIVMKFNLTTGIIPSLNVSAGLLGFFFVNTWTKLLQKSGLLRQPFTRQENTVIQTCVVASSGISFSGGYGNYLFAMSERIAKQSTDTLDIKKLSLGWMIGFLFAVSFLGLFSVVPLRKIMIIDFKLTYPSGTATAHLINSFQTPQGAKLAKKQVRELGKFFTISFLWGFFQWFYTAGENCGFANFPSLGLKAYDSKFYFDFSTTYVGVGMICPHIINISLLVGGILSWGLMWPLIGDRKGDWYAADLSSDSFSGLQGYKVFIAIALILGDGLYNFLKVLSQTIVGLSHQLRYKDASSGLPVADHFSLVSSRLSYDDKRRTQLFLKDQIPTLFAVGGYVAIAAIAMAILPHIFHQLKWYHILVIYIFAPTLAFCNAYGCGLTDWSLGSTYGKLSIFIIGAWAGASHGGVLAGLAACGVMMNIVSTASDLMQDFKTGYLTLASPRSMFVSQIIGTAMGCVISPCVFWLFYKAFDDLGQPGSQYPTPYAVVYRNMALLGVKGFSSLPKNCLLLCYVFFGGAIMINLIRDLVGKKWARFIPVPMAMAIPFYLGSYFAIDMCVGSLILFVWGKINKAKADALAPAVASGLICGDGIWTLPASIFALAGVKPPICMKFLSRGNNAKVDKFLGS
- the LOC115960402 gene encoding probable metal-nicotianamine transporter YSL7 isoform X2, producing the protein MGKNEGEENGFDPENHNQEEEEDKKKHLKEEELSVERIFENQEVPSWRKQLTVRAFVSGLLRQPFTRQENTVIQTCVVASSGISFSGGYGNYLFAMSERIAKQSTDTLDIKKLSLGWMIGFLFAVSFLGLFSVVPLRKIMIIDFKLTYPSGTATAHLINSFQTPQGAKLAKKQVRELGKFFTISFLWGFFQWFYTAGENCGFANFPSLGLKAYDSKFYFDFSTTYVGVGMICPHIINISLLVGGILSWGLMWPLIGDRKGDWYAADLSSDSFSGLQGYKVFIAIALILGDGLYNFLKVLSQTIVGLSHQLRYKDASSGLPVADHFSLVSSRLSYDDKRRTQLFLKDQIPTLFAVGGYVAIAAIAMAILPHIFHQLKWYHILVIYIFAPTLAFCNAYGCGLTDWSLGSTYGKLSIFIIGAWAGASHGGVLAGLAACGVMMNIVSTASDLMQDFKTGYLTLASPRSMFVSQIIGTAMGCVISPCVFWLFYKAFDDLGQPGSQYPTPYAVVYRNMALLGVKGFSSLPKNCLLLCYVFFGGAIMINLIRDLVGKKWARFIPVPMAMAIPFYLGSYFAIDMCVGSLILFVWGKINKAKADALAPAVASGLICGDGIWTLPASIFALAGVKPPICMKFLSRGNNAKVDKFLGS